The following proteins come from a genomic window of Polaribacter dokdonensis:
- the gyrA gene encoding DNA gyrase subunit A yields the protein MAEGEKLIPINIEEQMKSAYIDYSMSVIVSRALPDVRDGLKPVHRRVLYGMHELGIKATGAYKKSARIVGEVLGKYHPHGDTSVYDSMVRMAQDWSVRYMMVDGQGNFGSVDGDSPAAMRYTEVRMQKISEEMLADIEKDTVDHSLNFDDTLQEPVVLPTRIPNLLVNGASGIAVGMATNMAPHNLTEVINGTVAYIENRDIEIDELMQHVTAPDFPTGGIIYGYDGVRDAFHTGRGRIVMRAKAVIEEVKGRECIIVTEIPYQVNKADMIKKTADLVNEKKISGIANIRDESDRNGMRIVYILKRDAIPNIVLNKLFKYTQLQTSFSVNNIALVNGRPEQLNLKQLIHYFVEHRHEVVVRRTEFELKKAEARAHILEGLIIASDNIDEVIKIIRASSNADEARASLIERFELTEIQAKAIVEMRLRQLTGLEQDKLRAEYDEIMITIADLKDILANEPRRYQIIKDELLHIKDKYGDERRSIIEYAGGDMRIEDMIPDTKVVVTISNAGYLKRTNLDEYKVQNRGGRGQKGATTRNEDFLEHLFVGTNHQYMMFFTQKGKVFWMRVYEIPEGGKNTKGRAMQNLINIEQDDSVKAFLVTQDLKNEEYINSHYVIMATKKGQVKKTSLEQYSRPRTNGINAITIKEGDELLEAKLTTGDSQVMLALASGKSIRFEEAKTRPMGRTASGVRGITLQHENDEVIGMVAVNDMESNILVVSEKGYGKRSSLEDYRITNRGGKGVKTLNISEKTGNLVAIKNVDDSNDLMIINKSGLVIRMAVEDLRVMGRATQGVRLINIKDDDSIAAVAKVVHEDDADEESVEETENGTDIENSTSDNQE from the coding sequence ATGGCAGAAGGCGAAAAGTTAATTCCAATTAACATAGAAGAACAGATGAAGTCTGCATACATTGATTATTCAATGTCTGTAATTGTATCTAGAGCATTACCAGATGTAAGAGATGGTTTAAAACCGGTTCATAGAAGAGTCTTGTATGGAATGCACGAATTAGGAATTAAAGCTACTGGAGCTTATAAAAAGTCTGCAAGAATTGTAGGTGAGGTTTTAGGTAAGTATCATCCACATGGAGATACTTCTGTTTATGATTCTATGGTAAGAATGGCTCAAGACTGGAGTGTACGTTACATGATGGTTGATGGGCAAGGAAATTTTGGTTCTGTAGATGGTGATTCTCCTGCAGCAATGCGTTATACTGAGGTAAGAATGCAAAAGATTTCTGAAGAAATGTTAGCAGATATCGAAAAAGATACTGTAGACCATTCTTTAAATTTTGATGATACTTTGCAAGAGCCAGTTGTTTTACCAACGCGTATTCCAAATCTTTTGGTGAATGGAGCTTCAGGTATTGCAGTAGGTATGGCTACAAATATGGCACCACATAACTTAACAGAAGTTATAAATGGTACTGTTGCTTATATAGAAAATAGAGATATTGAGATTGATGAATTAATGCAACATGTAACTGCGCCAGATTTTCCAACAGGTGGTATTATTTATGGTTATGATGGTGTAAGAGATGCTTTTCATACAGGTCGTGGACGTATTGTAATGCGTGCAAAAGCTGTGATTGAAGAAGTTAAAGGACGTGAGTGTATCATTGTTACTGAAATTCCATATCAAGTTAACAAAGCAGATATGATTAAGAAAACTGCTGACTTGGTTAACGAAAAGAAAATATCTGGTATTGCTAATATTAGAGATGAGTCTGATAGAAATGGAATGAGAATCGTTTATATTCTTAAACGTGATGCAATTCCAAATATCGTTTTAAATAAATTATTTAAATATACTCAGCTACAAACATCTTTTAGTGTTAATAATATTGCACTAGTAAATGGTAGACCAGAGCAGTTAAATTTAAAACAACTTATCCATTATTTTGTAGAGCATAGACATGAAGTTGTTGTTAGAAGAACAGAATTTGAATTAAAAAAAGCAGAAGCTAGAGCTCATATTTTAGAAGGGTTAATTATTGCCTCTGATAATATTGATGAAGTAATTAAAATAATTAGAGCATCATCTAATGCAGATGAAGCTAGAGCCAGTTTAATTGAGCGTTTTGAGTTAACAGAAATTCAGGCAAAGGCGATTGTAGAAATGCGTTTACGTCAATTAACAGGTCTAGAACAAGATAAGTTAAGAGCAGAGTATGATGAAATCATGATTACTATTGCTGACTTAAAAGATATTTTAGCAAACGAGCCAAGACGTTACCAGATTATAAAAGACGAGTTATTACACATTAAAGATAAATATGGAGATGAGAGAAGATCTATCATAGAATATGCAGGTGGAGACATGCGTATTGAAGATATGATTCCAGATACAAAAGTTGTGGTGACAATCTCAAATGCAGGCTATTTAAAACGTACAAATCTTGATGAATATAAAGTTCAGAATAGAGGAGGAAGAGGTCAAAAAGGAGCAACTACAAGAAATGAAGATTTCTTAGAACATCTATTTGTAGGAACAAACCATCAATATATGATGTTCTTTACACAAAAAGGTAAAGTGTTCTGGATGAGAGTTTACGAAATTCCTGAAGGTGGTAAAAATACTAAGGGTAGAGCAATGCAGAATTTAATTAACATCGAACAAGATGATTCTGTAAAAGCATTCTTAGTAACTCAAGATTTAAAAAACGAAGAATACATCAACAGTCATTATGTAATTATGGCCACTAAAAAAGGTCAAGTTAAAAAGACTTCTTTAGAGCAATATTCTAGACCTAGAACAAATGGTATTAATGCAATTACTATTAAGGAGGGTGATGAGCTTTTAGAAGCAAAATTAACTACAGGAGATAGCCAAGTAATGTTAGCCTTAGCTTCTGGTAAATCAATTCGATTTGAAGAAGCGAAAACAAGACCAATGGGTAGAACAGCGTCAGGTGTAAGAGGTATTACTTTACAGCACGAAAATGATGAAGTTATTGGTATGGTTGCCGTAAACGATATGGAAAGCAATATTCTAGTGGTTTCAGAAAAAGGTTATGGTAAACGTTCTAGTTTAGAAGATTATAGAATTACAAATAGAGGTGGTAAAGGTGTAAAAACATTAAATATCTCTGAAAAAACAGGAAATTTAGTAGCTATTAAAAACGTAGATGATTCTAACGATTTAATGATTATTAATAAATCTGGATTGGTAATTAGAATGGCAGTAGAAGATTTAAGAGTTATGGGGCGTGCAACACAAGGTGTTCGTCTAATTAATATTAAAGATGATGATAGTATTGCTGCTGTAGCAAAAGTTGTGCATGAAGATGATGCAGATGAAGAATCTGTTGAAGAAACAGAAAATGGCACGGATATTGAAAATAGTACAAGTGATAATCAAGAATAG
- a CDS encoding ATP-dependent Clp protease ATP-binding subunit — MDDNFSPKVRDVITFSKEEALRLGHEFIGTEHLLLGLIRKGEGKAIEILTAFDVDLTLLRKKLEQLNPANPTFVENTDKPSLRLTRQAEKALKTTFLEAKLYQSDAIDTAHLLLCVLRNENDPTTKLIQKYHVNYDEAKALYKQLHVDEVDADLPVNPIAETPSDDEYASEKSNPFDQPQKSKTAKKSKTPVLDNFGRDLTDLAEKGRLDPVVGRQKEIERVSQILSRRKKNNPMLIGEPGVGKSAIAEGLALRIVDRKVSRILFDKRIVSLDLASLVAGTKYRGQFEERMKALMNELEKNDDIILFIDEIHTIVGAGGATGSLDASNMLKPALARGEIQCIGATTLDEFRTNIEKDGALERRFQKVIVDPTSVEETIQILQNIKGKYEEHHNVDFTDDAIEACVKLTNRYMTDRYLPDKAIDALDEAGSRIHITNIVVPKQVLELESQLEIIRDKKTKAVNGQKYEEAAKLRDDEKNMEAALNSAQKQWEDDSKLNREIVTEDNVAEVVSMMTGIPVNRVAEAESHRLHELPSLIKGKVIGQDEAVTKVVKAIQRNRVGLKDPNKPIGSFIFLGQTGVGKTQLAKVLARELFDSDDSLIRIDMSEYMEKFAISRLIGAPPGYVGYEEGGQLTEKVRRKPYSVILLDEIEKAHPDVFNMLLQILDDGHITDSLGRKIDFRNTIIIMTSNIGARQLKDFGGGVGFGTASKKEQADAHAKSVIESALKKSFAPEFLNRIDDVIVFNALEREDIHSIIDIELDKLLNRISDLGYTLNLSEKAKDYIADKGFDKKYGARPLKRAIQKYIEDALAEEIVNSKLTEGDTIAMDFDEAKDELTIKIKKGKKKPETKSESES, encoded by the coding sequence ATGGACGATAATTTTTCACCAAAAGTTAGAGATGTAATCACTTTTAGTAAAGAAGAGGCTTTAAGATTAGGCCATGAATTTATTGGAACTGAACACCTTTTACTAGGATTAATAAGAAAAGGCGAAGGTAAAGCTATAGAAATTTTAACAGCGTTTGATGTTGACTTAACTTTACTAAGAAAAAAATTAGAACAATTAAACCCTGCAAACCCAACGTTTGTAGAGAATACAGATAAACCTAGCTTACGTTTAACTAGACAAGCTGAAAAAGCTTTAAAAACTACATTTTTAGAAGCTAAGTTATATCAAAGTGATGCAATAGATACAGCACACTTGTTGTTGTGTGTTTTAAGAAACGAGAACGACCCAACAACAAAATTGATACAAAAATATCATGTAAATTATGATGAAGCAAAAGCTTTATATAAACAATTACATGTTGATGAAGTAGATGCAGATTTACCTGTAAACCCAATCGCAGAAACACCTTCTGATGATGAGTATGCATCAGAAAAATCAAATCCTTTTGATCAACCACAGAAAAGTAAAACTGCTAAAAAATCAAAAACACCAGTTTTAGATAATTTTGGAAGAGACTTAACTGATTTAGCAGAAAAAGGAAGATTAGATCCTGTTGTTGGTCGTCAAAAAGAAATAGAAAGAGTTTCACAAATTTTAAGTCGTAGAAAGAAAAACAATCCAATGCTAATTGGAGAACCAGGTGTTGGTAAATCTGCTATTGCAGAAGGTTTAGCTTTAAGAATAGTAGATAGAAAAGTATCTCGTATATTATTTGATAAAAGAATTGTTTCTTTAGATTTAGCAAGTTTAGTTGCAGGTACAAAGTACAGAGGTCAGTTTGAAGAACGAATGAAAGCTTTAATGAATGAATTAGAAAAGAATGATGATATTATTCTTTTTATTGATGAAATTCATACGATAGTAGGTGCAGGTGGTGCAACTGGTTCTTTAGATGCATCAAACATGTTAAAACCAGCTTTAGCTAGAGGAGAAATACAATGTATAGGTGCTACAACTTTAGATGAGTTTAGAACAAATATCGAAAAAGATGGTGCTTTAGAGCGTCGTTTTCAAAAGGTAATTGTAGACCCAACTTCTGTTGAAGAAACCATTCAGATTCTACAGAATATCAAAGGTAAATATGAAGAACATCATAATGTAGACTTTACAGATGATGCTATTGAGGCCTGTGTAAAACTAACCAATAGATATATGACTGATAGATATTTGCCAGACAAAGCCATTGATGCTTTAGATGAGGCAGGTTCAAGAATTCATATTACCAATATTGTTGTACCAAAACAAGTTTTAGAATTAGAATCTCAGTTAGAAATTATTCGTGATAAAAAAACTAAAGCTGTTAATGGTCAAAAATATGAGGAAGCTGCCAAGTTAAGAGATGATGAAAAGAATATGGAAGCTGCTTTAAATTCTGCTCAAAAACAATGGGAAGATGATTCTAAATTAAACAGAGAAATTGTTACTGAAGACAATGTTGCTGAAGTAGTTTCTATGATGACAGGTATACCTGTAAATAGAGTTGCAGAAGCAGAAAGTCATAGACTACATGAGTTACCTTCTTTAATTAAAGGTAAAGTAATTGGACAAGATGAAGCTGTTACAAAGGTTGTTAAGGCAATTCAGAGAAATAGAGTTGGATTAAAAGACCCAAATAAACCAATTGGATCTTTCATTTTCTTAGGTCAAACTGGTGTTGGTAAAACACAATTGGCAAAAGTATTAGCTCGTGAATTATTTGATTCTGATGATTCTTTAATTAGAATTGATATGAGTGAATACATGGAAAAATTTGCTATTTCACGTTTAATTGGTGCACCTCCAGGTTATGTTGGTTATGAAGAAGGAGGACAATTGACTGAGAAAGTTCGTCGAAAACCATATTCTGTAATTCTTTTAGATGAAATTGAAAAAGCGCATCCAGATGTGTTTAATATGTTATTACAAATTTTAGATGATGGGCATATTACTGATAGTTTAGGAAGAAAGATTGATTTTAGAAATACTATCATTATTATGACTTCTAATATTGGTGCTCGTCAATTAAAAGACTTTGGTGGTGGAGTTGGTTTTGGAACTGCTTCTAAAAAAGAGCAAGCAGATGCTCATGCAAAATCGGTTATTGAAAGTGCTTTAAAGAAATCTTTTGCTCCTGAATTTTTAAACAGAATTGATGATGTTATTGTCTTTAATGCATTAGAGAGAGAAGACATTCATTCTATTATTGATATTGAATTAGATAAACTTTTAAATAGAATCTCTGATTTAGGGTATACTTTAAATCTAAGCGAAAAAGCAAAAGATTATATAGCAGACAAAGGTTTTGATAAGAAATATGGAGCAAGACCTCTAAAAAGAGCAATTCAGAAATATATTGAAGATGCTTTAGCAGAAGAAATTGTAAATTCTAAGTTGACTGAAGGAGATACAATTGCCATGGATTTTGATGAAGCTAAAGATGAGCTTACTATAAAAATTAAGAAAGGCAAAAAGAAACCTGAAACAAAATCAGAAAGCGAATCTTAA
- a CDS encoding DUF3467 domain-containing protein: MEENNNKDGQLNIELGQDVAEGTYSNLAIINHSISEFIVDFINIMPGVPKAKVKSRIILTPQHAKRLSKALADNIKKFEQQNGDIKDYEQPPIPMNFGPTGQA; this comes from the coding sequence ATGGAAGAAAATAATAATAAAGATGGCCAGTTAAATATTGAATTAGGTCAGGATGTAGCTGAAGGAACTTATTCTAATTTAGCAATCATTAATCATTCAATATCAGAATTTATAGTAGATTTTATTAATATTATGCCTGGAGTGCCAAAGGCAAAAGTAAAGTCTAGAATCATTTTAACGCCTCAGCATGCAAAAAGATTATCTAAAGCTTTAGCAGATAATATTAAAAAGTTTGAGCAACAAAATGGAGATATAAAAGATTATGAACAGCCTCCAATTCCTATGAATTTTGGACCAACAGGTCAAGCATAA
- the rpoC gene encoding DNA-directed RNA polymerase subunit beta', producing the protein MARKQEKYTVKKFNKISIGLSSPEAILEVSKGEVLKPETINYRTHKPERDGLFCERIFGPVKDYECACGKYKRIRYKGIVCDRCGVEVTEKKVRRDRVGHINLVVPVAHIWYFRSLPNKMGYLLGLPSKKLDMIIYYERYVVIQPGIAKNVEGEPLQKMDFLTEEEYLDIADELPQENQYLDDSDPNKFIAKMGAECLIDLLARIDLDELSFQLRHKANTETSKQRKTEALKRLNVVEAFRDSQKNRENNPEWMIMKAIPVIPPELRPLVPLDGGRFATSDLNDLYRRVIIRNNRLKRLVEIKAPEVILRNEKRMLQESVDSLFDNTRKSSAVKTESNRPLKSLSDSLKGKQGRFRQNLLGKRVDYSARSVIVVGPEMKLSECGLPKDMAAELYKPFVIRKLIERGIVKTVKSAKKIIDRKEPVVWDILENVIKGHPVLLNRAPTLHRLGIQAFQPKLIEGKAIQLHPLACSAFNADFDGDQMAVHLPLGPEAILEAQLLMLASHNILNPANGAPVTVPSQDMVLGLYYMTKERVSTPEVPIKGEGLTFYSPEEVTIAFNEEKIDLNASINVRTQDIDENGEQVTKIIKTTVGRVLFNEKVPAAAGYINEVLTKKNLRGIIGGILKATDIPTTGAFLDEIKNMGYKFAFQGGLSFSLGDIIIPKEKQSMIDEANKEVDVIVGNYNMGMLTQKERYNQVIDVWGSTNNRLTELSMKNLREDQQGFNSVYMMLDSGARGSKEQIRQLTGMRGLMAKPKKSTAGGGEIIENPILSNFKEGLSILEYFISTHGARKGLADTALKTADAGYLTRRLVDVSQDVIINEEDCGTLRGLEVTPLKKNDEIVESLSDRIEGRISLNDVYHPVTEELLLEANQSITSQLADAVQASGIDSVEVRSALTCESSRGICAKCYGLSLSTRNKVQIGEAVGVIAAQSIGEPGTQLTLRTFHVGGVAGNISEENKLIAKFDGKVVIDDLRTVVGKDNEGNEVDIVISRTAEIKIIDKKTDITQSTNILPYGSIIFDKDRKSIKKGDVIVQWDPFNGVIVSEFAGKVKFDNLEQGMNYAVEIDEQTGFQEKVITDSKNKKIIASLIIEDEDGNALRSYSLPVGAHLMVDDGDSVESGKTLVKIPRKSGKAGDITGGLPRVTELFEARNPSNPSVVSEIDGVVSFGKIKRGNREIIVESKTGEISKYLVKLSNQILVQENDFIKAGMPLSDGATTPSDILRIKGPSAVQEYLVNEIQEVYRLQGVKINDKHFEVVVRQMMRKVKIIDSGDTLFLENQLIHKNDFITENDAIYGMKVVEDAGDSENLKPGQIISARQLRDENSLLRRNDNNLVTARDARPATAEQVLQGITRASLQTKSFISAASFQETTKVLNEAAVNGKIDTLEGLKENVIVGKKIPAGTGMRSYDKVIVGPKDEIEQSF; encoded by the coding sequence ATGGCAAGAAAACAAGAAAAGTACACTGTAAAAAAGTTTAACAAAATCTCAATTGGTTTATCATCACCAGAAGCTATTTTAGAAGTTTCTAAAGGTGAAGTTTTAAAGCCAGAAACTATAAATTATCGTACACACAAACCAGAAAGAGATGGTTTGTTTTGTGAGCGTATTTTTGGTCCTGTAAAGGATTATGAATGTGCTTGTGGAAAGTACAAAAGAATACGTTACAAAGGTATCGTTTGTGATAGATGTGGTGTAGAAGTAACAGAAAAGAAAGTACGTAGAGATAGAGTAGGGCATATCAATTTGGTAGTGCCTGTTGCTCATATTTGGTACTTTAGATCATTACCTAACAAAATGGGTTACCTTTTAGGTTTACCATCTAAAAAGTTAGATATGATTATTTACTACGAAAGATACGTAGTAATTCAACCAGGTATTGCAAAAAACGTGGAAGGAGAACCATTACAAAAAATGGATTTCTTAACTGAAGAAGAATATTTAGATATTGCTGATGAGTTACCACAAGAAAATCAATATTTAGATGATTCAGACCCAAACAAGTTTATTGCTAAAATGGGTGCTGAATGTTTAATAGATTTATTAGCTAGAATTGATTTAGATGAATTATCATTTCAATTAAGACACAAAGCAAATACAGAAACTTCTAAGCAGAGAAAAACAGAAGCATTAAAACGTTTAAATGTTGTTGAAGCATTTAGAGATTCTCAGAAGAACAGAGAAAACAATCCAGAATGGATGATTATGAAGGCAATTCCGGTTATACCACCAGAATTAAGACCTTTAGTTCCATTAGATGGTGGTCGTTTTGCAACTTCAGATTTAAATGATTTATATAGAAGAGTTATTATCAGAAACAATCGTTTAAAAAGATTAGTTGAAATAAAAGCTCCAGAAGTTATTTTACGTAATGAAAAACGTATGTTACAAGAATCCGTAGATTCATTATTTGATAACACTCGTAAATCATCTGCAGTAAAAACTGAATCTAACAGACCTTTAAAATCTTTATCAGATTCTTTAAAAGGTAAACAAGGACGTTTCCGTCAAAACTTATTAGGAAAGCGTGTTGATTATTCTGCACGTTCTGTAATTGTTGTTGGACCAGAAATGAAATTGTCTGAATGTGGATTGCCAAAAGATATGGCAGCTGAACTTTACAAGCCTTTTGTAATTAGAAAATTAATTGAAAGAGGAATTGTAAAAACAGTAAAATCTGCAAAGAAAATAATAGATAGAAAAGAACCAGTTGTTTGGGATATTTTAGAAAATGTAATTAAAGGACATCCAGTTTTATTAAACAGAGCTCCTACTTTACACAGACTAGGTATTCAAGCTTTCCAACCAAAATTGATTGAAGGTAAAGCCATACAATTACATCCATTAGCATGTTCTGCATTTAATGCGGATTTTGATGGAGATCAAATGGCTGTTCACTTACCATTAGGTCCAGAAGCTATTTTAGAAGCACAATTATTAATGTTAGCTTCTCACAATATCTTAAATCCTGCAAATGGTGCTCCAGTTACTGTACCTTCTCAAGATATGGTACTTGGATTATATTATATGACAAAAGAAAGAGTCTCTACTCCAGAAGTACCAATTAAAGGAGAAGGTTTAACTTTCTATTCTCCAGAAGAAGTTACTATAGCTTTCAATGAAGAAAAAATAGACTTAAATGCGTCTATTAATGTTAGAACTCAAGATATAGATGAAAATGGAGAACAGGTAACTAAAATTATTAAAACTACTGTAGGTAGAGTTTTATTTAATGAAAAAGTTCCTGCTGCAGCTGGGTATATTAATGAGGTTTTAACTAAGAAAAACTTGCGTGGAATTATTGGTGGTATTTTAAAAGCTACAGATATTCCTACAACAGGAGCATTCTTAGATGAAATTAAAAACATGGGTTATAAGTTTGCCTTTCAAGGTGGATTATCTTTCTCATTAGGTGATATTATTATTCCTAAAGAAAAGCAATCTATGATTGATGAAGCAAACAAAGAAGTAGATGTAATTGTAGGAAACTATAATATGGGTATGTTAACGCAAAAAGAGCGTTATAATCAGGTAATTGATGTTTGGGGTTCTACCAACAACAGATTAACTGAGTTGTCTATGAAAAATTTACGTGAAGACCAACAAGGATTCAACTCAGTATATATGATGCTTGATTCTGGAGCTCGTGGATCTAAAGAACAGATTCGTCAGTTAACTGGTATGCGTGGATTAATGGCAAAGCCTAAAAAATCTACAGCTGGTGGTGGAGAGATTATTGAAAATCCAATTCTTTCTAACTTTAAAGAAGGTTTATCAATTCTTGAATACTTTATTTCAACTCACGGTGCTCGTAAAGGATTAGCAGATACCGCTTTAAAAACTGCAGATGCTGGTTACTTAACACGTAGATTAGTAGATGTTTCTCAAGACGTTATCATTAACGAGGAAGATTGTGGTACATTAAGAGGTTTAGAAGTTACTCCATTAAAGAAAAACGATGAGATTGTTGAATCTTTATCAGATAGAATCGAAGGTCGTATTTCTTTAAATGATGTTTATCATCCAGTAACAGAAGAATTATTATTAGAAGCAAACCAATCAATTACATCTCAATTAGCAGATGCTGTACAAGCATCAGGTATTGATTCTGTAGAAGTAAGATCTGCATTAACATGTGAATCTTCTAGAGGTATTTGTGCAAAATGTTATGGTTTAAGTTTATCAACTCGTAATAAAGTACAAATTGGTGAAGCAGTTGGTGTAATTGCTGCACAATCTATTGGAGAGCCAGGTACACAGTTAACATTACGTACATTCCACGTTGGTGGTGTTGCAGGTAACATATCAGAAGAAAACAAATTAATTGCCAAATTTGATGGTAAAGTTGTAATCGATGATTTAAGAACTGTAGTTGGTAAAGATAATGAAGGTAATGAAGTAGATATCGTAATTTCGAGAACTGCTGAAATTAAAATCATTGATAAGAAAACAGATATTACTCAGAGTACAAATATTTTACCTTATGGTTCTATCATTTTTGATAAAGATAGAAAATCAATTAAAAAAGGAGATGTTATTGTACAATGGGATCCATTTAATGGTGTAATTGTTTCTGAATTTGCTGGTAAAGTGAAGTTCGACAATTTAGAGCAAGGTATGAACTATGCTGTAGAAATTGATGAACAAACAGGTTTCCAAGAAAAAGTAATTACTGATTCTAAGAACAAAAAAATCATTGCTTCTTTAATTATTGAAGATGAAGATGGTAATGCATTACGTTCTTACAGTTTACCAGTAGGTGCTCACTTAATGGTAGATGATGGAGACTCAGTAGAAAGTGGAAAAACATTAGTAAAAATTCCTAGAAAATCTGGTAAAGCAGGGGATATTACAGGAGGTTTACCACGTGTAACAGAATTATTTGAAGCACGTAACCCTTCTAACCCGTCTGTAGTTTCAGAAATTGATGGTGTTGTTTCTTTCGGAAAAATAAAAAGAGGTAATAGAGAAATTATTGTTGAATCTAAAACAGGTGAAATTAGCAAATATTTAGTGAAGCTATCTAACCAAATTTTAGTTCAAGAAAATGACTTTATCAAAGCTGGTATGCCACTATCTGATGGTGCAACTACACCTTCTGATATTTTAAGAATTAAAGGGCCATCTGCAGTACAAGAATACTTAGTAAATGAAATACAAGAAGTATATCGTTTACAGGGTGTAAAAATTAACGACAAGCACTTCGAAGTTGTAGTTCGTCAAATGATGCGTAAAGTTAAAATTATAGATTCAGGAGATACTCTATTCTTAGAGAACCAACTGATTCATAAAAATGACTTTATTACAGAAAACGATGCAATTTACGGTATGAAAGTTGTTGAAGATGCTGGAGATTCTGAGAATTTAAAGCCAGGTCAAATAATTTCTGCACGTCAATTAAGAGATGAAAATTCTTTATTAAGAAGAAATGACAATAACTTAGTTACTGCAAGAGATGCAAGACCAGCAACAGCTGAGCAAGTATTACAAGGTATTACAAGAGCATCTTTACAAACTAAATCATTTATTTCTGCAGCTTCTTTCCAAGAAACTACAAAAGTATTAAATGAGGCAGCTGTAAATGGTAAAATAGATACTTTAGAAGGATTAAAAGAGAATGTAATTGTAGGTAAGAAAATACCAGCAGGTACAGGAATGAGATCTTATGATAAAGTAATTGTTGGACCAAAAGATGAAATAGAACAAAGTTTCTAA